The Anaerolineae bacterium genome has a window encoding:
- a CDS encoding Translation initiation factor 1, with product MAREEEKIQVEGTVIEALPGTQFKVRLDNGHEVLAYLSGKMRKYYIRILLGDKVRVEMSPYDLTRGRIVYRHKKHVDEPDFEE from the coding sequence ATGGCAAGAGAAGAAGAGAAAATCCAGGTTGAAGGTACGGTTATCGAAGCCCTGCCCGGTACGCAATTTAAGGTGCGTCTGGATAACGGGCACGAGGTTTTGGCCTATCTTTCGGGCAAAATGCGCAAGTATTACATCCGCATTCTCCTGGGGGATAAAGTGCGGGTGGAAATGTCGCCCTATGACCTCACGCGGGGACGCATTGTCTATCGCCACAAAAAACATGTCGACGAACCTGACTTCGAAGAGTAG
- a CDS encoding Potassium efflux system KefA protein / Small-conductance mechanosensitive channel, which produces MEGYISETVALFRQMAIFQGLDDAQLAELESFFQRAKVQKGDLIVEEGSPGDYFYIIYSGRLLVWHATPNGREEVATLIRGDYFGEEALLFGQPRLASVSALEESELLLVDQEKFGAMLSLYPSLRISFTATAESRHLAEKEHFDWLGNDEAIYLITRKHELFLWRSLILPIFIVILGIPLAVWGMMMTSVFLQHVLLVLGGLFIGGGVLWGIWNWIDWGNDYYIITNQRVVWLENVIGIYSSRREAPLTTILTVNKLTTQIGRIFNYGTIDVRTFTGAIVMRNMANPDLFEAFLRGHRERAQKRTLEQERQSMRDALRTRLLMQESGKTPVGNQPSPKPAMPLRAAPMLAQDRKKAFKEMINTFFMMRYESQGVITYRKHWLVLIRKTLQPSLAILALIAFTIYLIYRIGIQHEGFLLSGLTWTFLLVMGYIAVGLWWLYHYLDWSNDIYQLTPEQILDIEKKPLGREDKKTASLDSILSVEHDRKGILRLLFNYGDVIINVGQTQFTFDGVSNPDQVHQDIRAHMEARARKKRERELAQERERMMEWLSVYHEEEKNLRQSSNGD; this is translated from the coding sequence ATGGAAGGATACATCTCCGAAACGGTTGCCTTATTTCGCCAAATGGCGATCTTTCAGGGATTAGATGATGCCCAATTGGCAGAATTGGAAAGTTTCTTTCAACGCGCCAAAGTGCAGAAAGGTGACCTGATTGTCGAGGAAGGTTCTCCGGGCGATTATTTTTATATCATCTACTCTGGTCGGTTACTGGTCTGGCACGCAACCCCCAATGGCAGAGAGGAAGTGGCTACCCTGATTCGCGGCGATTATTTTGGTGAGGAGGCATTGCTTTTCGGGCAACCTCGCCTCGCCAGCGTCTCTGCGTTAGAGGAGAGTGAATTACTGCTGGTCGATCAAGAAAAGTTTGGAGCGATGCTTTCTCTCTATCCCAGCCTGCGAATCAGTTTTACCGCCACAGCCGAAAGCCGCCATCTGGCAGAAAAAGAACATTTTGACTGGCTTGGAAACGATGAAGCGATTTATTTAATAACCCGCAAACACGAATTATTCCTGTGGCGGTCGCTTATTCTTCCCATATTTATCGTCATTCTCGGCATCCCCCTGGCGGTATGGGGAATGATGATGACCAGTGTTTTTCTGCAGCACGTTTTGCTGGTTCTTGGCGGGTTATTCATTGGAGGCGGTGTTCTGTGGGGAATCTGGAACTGGATCGATTGGGGCAACGATTACTACATCATAACCAATCAGCGAGTGGTCTGGTTGGAAAACGTGATTGGCATCTATTCCAGCCGCCGCGAGGCGCCTCTAACCACCATTTTAACGGTCAATAAGTTGACAACCCAGATCGGGCGCATCTTCAACTATGGTACGATTGATGTCCGTACCTTTACCGGTGCAATTGTCATGCGCAACATGGCAAACCCTGATCTGTTTGAGGCTTTTTTGCGTGGCCACCGCGAGCGAGCACAGAAGCGAACGCTGGAGCAAGAGCGACAATCCATGCGCGATGCCCTGCGCACCAGGCTGCTGATGCAGGAAAGCGGCAAAACCCCCGTTGGAAATCAACCCTCCCCGAAACCGGCTATGCCTCTCAGAGCCGCACCCATGCTGGCTCAGGATCGAAAAAAAGCCTTCAAAGAGATGATCAACACGTTTTTTATGATGCGTTATGAAAGTCAGGGGGTCATTACCTATCGGAAACACTGGCTGGTGCTGATCCGCAAAACGTTACAGCCCAGCCTGGCCATTCTGGCATTGATTGCCTTTACGATTTACCTGATCTACAGAATTGGAATTCAGCACGAAGGCTTTCTCCTTTCGGGGTTAACCTGGACATTTCTGCTTGTGATGGGGTATATAGCAGTCGGATTATGGTGGTTGTATCATTATCTGGACTGGAGCAATGATATCTATCAGTTGACCCCCGAACAGATTCTGGATATCGAGAAAAAACCGTTAGGCAGGGAGGACAAGAAGACAGCTTCATTAGACTCGATTCTCAGTGTGGAACACGATCGCAAAGGTATTCTGCGTCTGTTGTTTAATTATGGGGATGTGATTATCAATGTCGGACAAACTCAGTTTACTTTCGATGGTGTCTCGAACCCGGATCAGGTGCATCAGGACATTCGTGCCCACATGGAAGCCCGGGCGCGCAAAAAACGCGAGCGGGAGCTTGCTCAGGAAAGAGAACGGATGATGGAGTGGCTATCGGTGTACCACGAAGAGGAGAAAAATCTCCGCCAAAGTAGCAATGGAGATTGA
- a CDS encoding Pyruvate-flavodoxin oxidoreductase has protein sequence MERNFITIDGNEATAYVAYRLSEVIAIYPITPSSPMGEFADEWATQKKTNIWGTVPNVIEMQSEGGAAGAVHGAIQAGALTTTFTASQGLLLMIPNMFKIAGELTPTVFHVSARTVASHALSIFGDHSDVMACRSTGYALLASGSVQEAQDMALIAHASTLEARVPFLHFFDGFRTSHEVNKIEQLSEADIRAMIDDTYVFAHRARALSPDHPFIRGTAQNPDTFFQERETVNPFYAACPQVVEKVMAKFAELTGRTYSLFDYVGHPEAERVIVLMGSGSETAAETARYLVNQGEKVGVIKVHLYRPFSVLHFLQSLPPTVKAIAVLDRTKEPGAAGEPLYQDVVTAINEGLAEGSVPYAQFANRPYPRVIGGRYGLSSKEFTPAMVKAVFDELTKAEPKNHFTVGIEDDVTKTSLTYDPSFDIEDPQTVRCVFWGLGSDGTVGANKNSIKIIGEETDNYAQGYFVYDSKKSGGVTISHLRFGPKPIRAPYLIDKANFLACHQFSFLERFDVTKMAAPGAVFLLNSIYGPDEVWDHIPQETQKDIIEKKLKFYVIDAYEVAKKTGMGGRINTIMQTCFFAISGVLPREEAIEQIKKAIRKTYGKRGEAVVQKNFEAVDMTLEYLHEMKVPDKVTSQLTRKPPVPPEAPEFVRNVLGKMIALEGDSLPVSAFPVDGTYPSATTKWEKRNIALEIPQWEPDLCIQCGKCSFVCPHATIREKVYDPGFLKNAPEGWQAVDAKFKELPGMKFTIAVAPEDCTGCGLCVEACPAKDKTQVGHKAINMVPQPPIRERERIKWDYFLTIPEVDRTAISVRTVKNSQLLEPLFEFSGACGGCGETPYIKLLTQLFGDRLMIANATGCSSIYGGNLPTTPYAVNHEGRGPSWSNSLFEDNAEFGLGFRLTLDKQNEFARELLPSFAGVLGEALVDAILNADQSTEAGIREQRQRIELLKQKLASIKTPAAQHLLSIADSLVRKSVWIIGGDGWAYDIGYGGLDHVIASGRNVNLLVLDTEVYSNTGGQASKATPRAAVAKFAAAGKGISKKDLAMMAMSYGYVYVARVAMGASDQHTLTAFLEADAYEGPSLIIAYSHCINHGYDLRYGLEQQKLAVNSGVWPLMRYNPLLALEGKNPLILDSKDPSIPVEQYAYNETRYKMLVHGDEQRAEMLIKQAQADADRRWMLYRQMAEMNFAAPPSNGKGGQD, from the coding sequence ATGGAGCGAAACTTTATTACCATAGATGGCAACGAAGCCACTGCATACGTTGCTTACCGTCTCAGTGAAGTTATTGCCATTTACCCCATCACGCCATCCTCCCCAATGGGCGAATTCGCCGACGAATGGGCGACTCAGAAGAAAACTAACATTTGGGGAACCGTACCCAACGTCATCGAAATGCAATCTGAAGGTGGGGCGGCAGGTGCGGTACATGGCGCCATCCAGGCTGGCGCGTTGACGACCACCTTTACCGCCTCGCAGGGATTGTTACTGATGATCCCGAATATGTTCAAAATCGCCGGAGAATTAACCCCAACGGTTTTCCACGTCTCTGCCCGGACGGTTGCCAGCCATGCCCTTTCCATTTTCGGCGATCACTCGGATGTCATGGCTTGTCGGAGCACAGGCTATGCCCTCCTGGCTTCTGGCTCGGTGCAAGAAGCTCAGGATATGGCGCTCATCGCCCATGCTTCCACTCTGGAAGCCAGAGTGCCCTTCCTACATTTCTTTGATGGCTTCCGCACCTCTCACGAGGTCAATAAAATTGAACAATTGAGCGAAGCCGATATTCGCGCCATGATCGACGATACCTACGTTTTTGCCCATCGGGCGCGGGCGCTTTCACCCGATCACCCCTTTATTCGCGGCACCGCCCAGAACCCGGATACCTTCTTCCAGGAACGCGAGACGGTCAACCCCTTCTATGCTGCCTGTCCGCAAGTGGTTGAGAAGGTAATGGCAAAGTTTGCCGAATTAACCGGGCGAACCTATAGCCTTTTCGATTATGTTGGTCACCCCGAGGCAGAACGAGTTATCGTTCTGATGGGTTCGGGTAGTGAGACTGCTGCCGAAACAGCCAGATATCTGGTTAATCAGGGTGAAAAGGTGGGCGTGATCAAAGTTCATCTTTATCGCCCCTTCTCTGTACTGCATTTCTTACAATCCCTCCCACCCACCGTTAAGGCAATTGCAGTCTTGGACCGCACCAAAGAACCGGGCGCAGCCGGTGAGCCACTCTATCAGGACGTTGTCACCGCCATCAACGAGGGTCTGGCTGAGGGAAGTGTCCCCTATGCCCAGTTTGCCAATCGGCCGTATCCGCGTGTCATTGGCGGCCGTTATGGGCTTTCATCCAAAGAATTCACCCCTGCCATGGTCAAAGCGGTCTTTGATGAACTCACCAAAGCAGAGCCGAAAAACCACTTCACCGTGGGCATTGAGGACGATGTCACGAAAACCAGCCTGACCTATGATCCATCCTTTGATATTGAAGACCCGCAAACCGTGCGCTGCGTCTTTTGGGGTTTAGGCTCCGATGGAACAGTAGGCGCGAATAAAAACTCAATCAAGATCATCGGCGAGGAAACCGACAATTACGCACAAGGGTATTTCGTCTATGACTCGAAAAAATCCGGCGGCGTCACCATCTCTCACTTGCGCTTTGGTCCCAAACCCATTCGGGCACCTTACCTGATAGACAAAGCCAATTTCCTCGCCTGCCATCAATTTTCTTTCCTCGAGCGCTTCGACGTTACCAAAATGGCGGCGCCAGGGGCTGTTTTCCTGTTGAACAGCATTTATGGACCTGATGAAGTTTGGGATCATATCCCGCAAGAGACCCAAAAAGACATCATCGAGAAAAAGCTGAAATTTTATGTCATTGATGCTTACGAGGTCGCTAAGAAGACCGGAATGGGCGGGCGCATCAATACCATCATGCAGACTTGCTTCTTCGCGATATCGGGTGTTTTACCTCGAGAAGAAGCAATTGAGCAAATCAAAAAAGCCATTCGCAAGACCTACGGCAAACGCGGTGAGGCGGTTGTTCAGAAGAACTTCGAAGCGGTCGATATGACGCTCGAATATCTACATGAGATGAAAGTCCCCGACAAAGTTACCAGTCAACTCACCCGCAAGCCGCCTGTACCCCCTGAGGCACCCGAGTTCGTGCGCAATGTCCTGGGCAAAATGATCGCCCTGGAAGGCGATAGCCTGCCGGTTAGCGCTTTTCCGGTTGATGGCACTTACCCTTCGGCAACGACCAAATGGGAGAAGCGCAACATTGCCCTGGAAATTCCGCAATGGGAACCCGATTTGTGCATCCAGTGCGGAAAGTGTTCCTTCGTCTGCCCCCACGCCACAATCCGCGAGAAAGTGTACGACCCTGGTTTCCTAAAGAACGCCCCTGAAGGGTGGCAGGCGGTAGATGCTAAATTCAAGGAACTGCCTGGGATGAAGTTCACCATCGCTGTCGCTCCGGAAGATTGCACCGGTTGTGGATTGTGTGTGGAAGCCTGCCCGGCAAAAGATAAAACGCAAGTCGGACACAAAGCGATCAACATGGTTCCTCAACCGCCAATTCGCGAGCGTGAACGGATCAAGTGGGACTATTTCTTGACCATCCCCGAAGTGGACCGCACTGCCATCAGTGTTCGGACGGTTAAAAATTCTCAGTTGCTCGAACCGCTCTTCGAGTTCTCCGGCGCCTGTGGTGGATGTGGGGAAACCCCCTATATCAAGCTGCTCACACAACTGTTTGGCGACCGCCTGATGATTGCCAACGCCACCGGGTGTTCATCTATTTACGGCGGCAACCTGCCGACCACTCCCTACGCCGTTAACCACGAAGGACGCGGACCCAGTTGGAGCAACTCTCTCTTTGAAGATAATGCAGAGTTTGGGCTTGGTTTCCGGCTTACTCTGGATAAACAAAATGAATTTGCCCGCGAACTGCTCCCCAGTTTTGCAGGTGTTCTGGGAGAAGCCCTGGTCGATGCAATTCTTAACGCTGATCAATCCACCGAAGCGGGCATTCGCGAACAACGGCAGCGAATTGAGTTGCTGAAACAGAAACTTGCCTCTATCAAGACACCCGCAGCCCAACACTTGCTCTCAATCGCCGACTCACTGGTGCGGAAGAGTGTCTGGATCATTGGTGGAGATGGTTGGGCGTATGACATCGGCTATGGCGGACTGGATCACGTTATCGCCTCCGGCAGAAATGTCAATTTGCTTGTCCTGGATACCGAAGTCTACTCCAACACCGGCGGGCAGGCTTCCAAAGCAACGCCGCGCGCCGCCGTTGCCAAGTTTGCCGCAGCAGGAAAGGGCATTTCCAAGAAAGACCTGGCAATGATGGCGATGTCCTACGGATATGTTTATGTGGCGCGGGTGGCAATGGGCGCCAGCGATCAGCACACCCTCACCGCTTTCCTTGAGGCAGACGCGTATGAGGGACCTTCCCTGATCATTGCCTATTCACACTGTATCAACCACGGATATGATTTGCGCTACGGGCTGGAACAACAAAAACTGGCCGTCAATTCGGGCGTCTGGCCGCTCATGCGTTACAATCCGCTGTTAGCCCTGGAAGGCAAGAATCCGCTCATTCTCGACTCAAAAGACCCATCCATCCCGGTCGAACAATATGCTTACAATGAAACCCGCTATAAGATGCTGGTGCACGGGGATGAACAGCGCGCCGAGATGTTGATCAAACAAGCCCAAGCTGACGCCGACCGGCGCTGGATGCTCTACCGTCAAATGGCAGAGATGAATTTTGCTGCTCCTCCTTCAAATGGCAAAGGCGGTCAAGACTAA
- a CDS encoding Phosphoglucosamine mutase, which yields MPIHFGTDGWRAVISDTFTFHNLRNVAQAIADAIASGSWENGLEGFQIQNKQTVVVGFDTRFLSDRYAADVARVLAANGFTVYLAQSDAPTPAISYAVRHLGAIAGVMITASHNAPRYNGVKLKSYYGGSATAEQCRRVEVFLNHNEERARGPNLMDFEIARQNGLIQRFNPLPAYGEHLRSLIDFDAIAENPQRIVVDSMYGSGRGVIKGFLQGTGCEVQEIRGEMNPGFGGIHPEPIRKHLGALAGAISTHMGNFGLATDGDADRIGAMDEEGHFIDPHKIMALALKYLVEERGWKGAVVRTVSTTSMIDRLARKYGLTVYETPVGFNYIAEYMLKEDILIGGEESGGMSIRGHIPEGDGILMGLLLVEMVARWRRSLTELVDELLKEAGPSHYKRLDLTLSRPIAKDRMKQNLLASAPDRIGGMKVADIRAVDGIKYLLEDDSWLLIRPSGTEPLLRVYAEGRSVEAMDALIDFGKEIAAKTG from the coding sequence ATGCCGATTCATTTTGGAACCGATGGTTGGCGGGCGGTGATTTCTGACACGTTTACTTTTCACAATCTGCGTAACGTTGCGCAAGCCATCGCCGATGCAATTGCGTCAGGATCGTGGGAAAACGGATTGGAAGGTTTCCAAATCCAAAACAAGCAAACCGTTGTGGTCGGTTTTGACACGCGCTTTCTCTCCGACCGGTATGCAGCCGATGTTGCCCGAGTCCTGGCGGCAAATGGCTTCACGGTCTATTTAGCACAATCCGATGCGCCAACCCCGGCGATCTCCTACGCCGTGCGCCACCTCGGAGCCATCGCCGGGGTCATGATAACCGCTTCACACAACGCCCCGCGCTATAACGGTGTGAAACTTAAGTCCTATTATGGCGGGTCGGCTACCGCCGAGCAGTGCCGCCGGGTTGAGGTGTTCCTCAACCACAACGAAGAACGCGCGCGTGGGCCAAACCTGATGGATTTTGAAATCGCCCGCCAAAACGGTTTGATTCAACGCTTCAATCCTCTACCGGCTTATGGTGAGCACTTGCGCAGCCTGATCGATTTCGATGCCATTGCGGAAAACCCCCAACGGATCGTAGTCGACTCAATGTATGGCAGTGGACGGGGTGTCATCAAAGGCTTTCTGCAAGGAACAGGTTGCGAGGTTCAAGAGATCCGCGGTGAGATGAATCCAGGTTTTGGTGGCATTCATCCCGAGCCGATCCGCAAACATCTCGGCGCTCTGGCCGGCGCCATCAGCACTCATATGGGCAACTTCGGTCTGGCAACCGATGGAGACGCCGATCGGATCGGTGCCATGGATGAGGAGGGCCATTTTATCGATCCCCATAAAATTATGGCTTTGGCTTTAAAATACCTGGTCGAGGAACGCGGATGGAAAGGAGCCGTCGTCCGCACCGTCTCTACAACCAGCATGATCGATCGACTGGCACGGAAATACGGCCTGACTGTTTACGAAACCCCGGTAGGTTTCAATTATATTGCTGAATACATGCTAAAAGAAGATATTCTCATTGGGGGAGAAGAATCGGGCGGCATGTCCATTCGTGGGCACATTCCCGAAGGGGATGGAATCCTGATGGGTTTGCTCCTGGTTGAAATGGTTGCCAGGTGGCGCCGTTCCCTGACCGAGTTGGTGGACGAACTCCTAAAGGAAGCCGGTCCTTCTCATTACAAACGTTTAGACCTGACCTTAAGTCGACCGATAGCGAAAGATAGAATGAAACAGAACCTGCTGGCAAGCGCTCCGGACAGAATCGGGGGGATGAAAGTCGCGGACATTCGTGCGGTGGATGGTATTAAGTACCTGCTGGAAGATGACTCCTGGCTGTTAATTCGTCCATCGGGAACCGAACCGCTCCTCCGAGTATATGCCGAAGGACGTTCAGTCGAAGCGATGGATGCCCTCATCGATTTCGGGAAAGAAATTGCAGCCAAAACTGGCTAG
- a CDS encoding RNA polymerase sigma-70 factor translates to MNHSRPSEIVDRDKFEALFHQYKNLVFRVAFLILDDKEEAEDVLQEVFLKVYRFYHTYDPSKGALTTWLYRITVNQCLKHRRKQKLSLLSFERFFLLFSQMPKYRAFDDEIAEHDQIHAALTRLSDPMRVVVVLRYFSELSYEEISSILGIPIGTVKSRLARAIKAMQHELWKENFV, encoded by the coding sequence TTGAACCATTCACGTCCTTCTGAAATTGTCGATCGAGATAAGTTTGAGGCTCTCTTTCATCAGTACAAGAATTTGGTGTTTCGAGTGGCGTTTCTGATCTTGGATGATAAGGAGGAAGCTGAAGATGTTTTACAGGAAGTATTTCTGAAAGTTTATCGCTTCTACCATACTTATGATCCCTCCAAGGGTGCTCTAACAACCTGGCTTTATCGCATAACGGTTAATCAATGCCTGAAACACAGACGGAAACAAAAGTTGTCTTTGCTTAGTTTTGAAAGATTTTTCTTGCTTTTCTCCCAAATGCCAAAGTATCGAGCTTTTGATGATGAAATTGCCGAGCATGATCAAATCCACGCCGCGTTAACCCGATTAAGCGATCCAATGCGAGTCGTGGTAGTTTTACGTTATTTTTCGGAATTGTCCTATGAGGAAATCAGCAGCATTCTAGGCATCCCGATTGGAACAGTCAAGTCTAGACTTGCCAGGGCAATAAAAGCCATGCAACACGAATTGTGGAAGGAAAATTTTGTGTAA
- a CDS encoding putative reactivating factor for D-ornithine aminomutase, whose protein sequence is MPVSFVKADSLLALDIGTVNTRASLFDVVDARYRYLGSGEAPSTANAPYHDLSEGVHRAIERLQQTTGRVLLDEDAKLIVPARQDGSGVDLVVSTVSAGAPLKVIVVGLLTDISLESASNLLSTTYAHILEQIHLGDRRTLQDRLNLILQANADLIVVAGGTEGGAERAVMQMLEAVGLACLLSHEERRPYILYVGNSTIQDQVKNAIGSLGNLVLSSNIRPTLEIENLEGAKLDLMSAYRQIRNTHLPGFYEVDQISNGGAITPAFGWERVVRMLSKAYDQRKGVMGVDIGAAATIIAAGLGGNSTVGVFPQFGLANPTLRNLEQISITDLSYWLPFDLSPKDITNVLLTKQTYPASLPMNEEELAIELALGRLMLQYSLREMRKRLKDFGGGELPILPPLEPIIAAGSILTRAPCWSQAALLLLDGLQPTRITTLVLDQHHIVASLGAAAAVNPVLAVQAMDFGTLLNLASVIAPLGQARPGTVVLKAKLAYEDGRQEKIEFRYGSLYRIPLPFGQSLQMHLQPLHGFDLGMGGGGIGGKVRLAGSALGVIVDTRGRPLPRIRDARRRQEWLRKNIAVLENR, encoded by the coding sequence ATGCCGGTTTCCTTTGTGAAGGCTGATTCATTGCTTGCCCTGGACATTGGGACGGTTAATACCCGTGCAAGTCTCTTTGATGTGGTGGATGCCCGTTACCGATATCTGGGTAGTGGAGAAGCTCCTTCGACGGCGAATGCTCCCTACCATGATCTTTCAGAAGGCGTTCATCGAGCCATTGAACGCTTGCAACAGACTACTGGACGGGTATTGCTGGACGAGGATGCTAAATTGATTGTCCCCGCACGGCAAGATGGCAGTGGAGTTGATCTGGTGGTCTCAACGGTATCGGCTGGGGCACCACTTAAAGTGATCGTCGTCGGTTTGTTGACCGATATTTCGCTTGAAAGTGCGTCAAACTTGCTCTCAACCACGTATGCCCATATTCTTGAGCAGATTCATCTGGGCGATCGTCGAACCTTGCAGGATCGCCTGAATCTGATTCTACAGGCCAATGCAGATCTGATCGTTGTTGCGGGTGGCACCGAAGGAGGGGCGGAACGAGCGGTAATGCAAATGCTAGAAGCAGTGGGTCTTGCCTGTTTGTTGAGTCACGAAGAAAGGCGTCCGTATATTCTCTATGTCGGCAATTCTACAATACAAGATCAAGTCAAAAACGCTATAGGTTCGCTTGGTAACCTGGTCTTATCCTCGAATATCCGCCCAACATTGGAAATCGAAAATCTGGAAGGCGCGAAATTAGACTTGATGAGCGCCTATCGGCAAATTCGAAATACGCATCTGCCTGGATTCTATGAAGTTGATCAAATTTCCAATGGTGGAGCGATTACCCCTGCTTTTGGTTGGGAACGCGTTGTGCGGATGTTAAGTAAAGCATACGATCAACGCAAAGGTGTGATGGGAGTGGATATTGGCGCTGCAGCGACGATAATTGCAGCCGGGTTAGGCGGCAACTCAACCGTAGGGGTTTTTCCTCAGTTTGGGCTGGCAAACCCTACCTTACGCAATTTGGAACAGATATCAATTACTGACCTTTCCTATTGGCTGCCCTTTGATTTATCTCCTAAGGACATCACGAATGTCCTGTTGACAAAACAGACCTATCCAGCCAGCCTGCCGATGAATGAAGAGGAACTGGCGATCGAATTGGCTTTAGGGCGGCTGATGTTACAATATAGCTTGAGAGAAATGCGGAAGCGGCTAAAGGATTTTGGGGGAGGGGAGTTGCCAATCCTGCCGCCGCTGGAGCCGATTATTGCGGCGGGAAGTATCTTAACCCGTGCGCCGTGCTGGTCACAGGCAGCCCTGCTTTTATTGGATGGTTTGCAGCCCACTCGCATCACGACCCTGGTGCTTGACCAACATCACATTGTCGCGTCGCTTGGGGCTGCAGCGGCGGTCAATCCCGTGTTGGCAGTGCAGGCAATGGATTTTGGCACATTGTTAAACCTGGCTTCGGTGATCGCTCCGCTTGGCCAGGCGCGACCGGGCACGGTTGTTTTGAAAGCAAAACTGGCTTACGAGGATGGGCGCCAGGAAAAAATCGAATTCCGCTATGGTTCTCTATACCGTATTCCTCTACCGTTTGGGCAGAGTTTGCAAATGCATTTGCAACCCCTGCATGGGTTCGATCTTGGAATGGGTGGAGGAGGCATCGGTGGAAAGGTGCGTTTGGCTGGCAGCGCCCTGGGAGTGATCGTTGACACACGGGGTAGACCCCTGCCCAGAATTCGAGATGCAAGGCGAAGACAGGAATGGTTAAGAAAGAATATTGCGGTTTTAGAGAATCGATGA
- a CDS encoding putative dihydropyrimidine dehydrogenase [NADP+], similar to dihydroorotate dehydrogenase: MVDLATTYLGLKLKNPLVASSSPLSQKVESALALEKAGVAAIIMYSLFEEQILRDSYKIDTDLDRGIESFPEALTYLPDYGQYSIGPETYLRHLRNLKNALSIPVIGSLNGVTDGGWVEYAQKIQDAGADALELNLYNLATDPEVTCADLEAEYLRLVAHVRNSISIPLAVKLSPFFTALPNFAKRLAEAGVNGIVLFNRFYQPDFDLEELEVIPHLVLSNSNEMRLPLRWIAILYKRIAVDFALTSGIHSAEDLIKALMAGAKVGMVTSAFLLHGVDRATQILSDLQAWLIEKEYESVTQMIGSMSQQAVADPAAFERANYMKVLSSY; this comes from the coding sequence ATGGTTGATCTGGCAACGACCTACCTGGGCTTGAAGTTGAAAAATCCGTTGGTTGCATCCTCCTCGCCACTCTCTCAAAAAGTAGAGAGCGCTTTGGCGCTGGAAAAAGCTGGTGTAGCGGCTATCATTATGTATTCGCTCTTTGAAGAACAAATCTTACGCGATAGCTACAAAATCGATACCGATCTTGATCGAGGAATCGAGTCGTTTCCCGAAGCCCTGACCTATCTACCCGATTATGGTCAATACAGTATTGGGCCTGAAACCTATCTACGCCATTTACGCAATCTTAAGAACGCGCTCAGTATCCCCGTAATCGGTAGCTTAAATGGGGTGACCGACGGTGGATGGGTGGAATATGCCCAAAAAATTCAGGACGCTGGCGCTGACGCTCTGGAACTCAATCTTTACAATCTGGCGACCGATCCTGAGGTCACCTGCGCCGACCTGGAAGCAGAGTATCTTCGCCTGGTTGCTCACGTCCGCAATTCAATTTCGATCCCACTGGCTGTTAAGCTGAGTCCTTTCTTCACTGCCCTACCCAATTTCGCCAAACGACTGGCAGAGGCAGGCGTGAATGGTATCGTTCTATTCAACCGTTTTTACCAACCCGACTTTGATCTCGAAGAACTCGAAGTGATCCCTCACCTTGTTTTGAGCAACTCCAATGAAATGCGTCTGCCGTTGCGCTGGATTGCCATCCTTTACAAGCGCATCGCGGTTGATTTTGCGCTGACGAGTGGCATCCATAGCGCCGAAGACCTGATTAAAGCCTTAATGGCTGGAGCAAAGGTGGGCATGGTCACCTCAGCTTTCCTTTTGCATGGCGTAGATCGCGCCACCCAAATCCTGAGCGATCTTCAAGCCTGGCTGATCGAAAAAGAATACGAATCGGTAACCCAAATGATTGGCAGCATGAGCCAGCAGGCTGTCGCCGATCCAGCTGCTTTTGAACGGGCTAATTATATGAAGGTACTTTCTTCATATTGA